The genomic DNA TTCGGCTCCTTGCCGAAGTAGCCGAGCGAGGCGGAGCGGATGCCGTAGTAGCCGCTGCCGAAGTAGATGCGGTTCAGGTAGAACTCGAGGATCTGGGACTTGTTCTTGAAGTGCCGCTCGATGCGCTGGGCCAGGAAGGCCTCCACGATCTTGCGCTCCATGCCGGTTTCGTTCCGCTTCTTGCGCTCCTCCTCCAGATTGTAGGCATTCCGCGCGAGCTGCTGGGTGATGGTGCTGGCACCCTGAGTGGTCTCCCCGGCCTGGAAGTTCAGCCAGACGGCGCGGACCACGCCGATGTAGTCGACGCCGGTGTGGGTATCGAAGCGCTGGTCCTCCCCGGCCTTCAGGGCATCCACGAAGATCTTCGGGACCTCCGCGATGGGGATGATGCTCCGGTTCTGGACGAAAATGCGGCCGATTTCCTGACTATTCCGGTCCAGGATGATGCTGGGGATCTCCAGGTCGTTGATCCGGGCGAGGTCGTAGGTCTGGGCGCGCTCGCGATAGGGCTCCGTATACTTCTCAAAGCCGACGTAGCCGATGCCGCCGCCGAGGACGCCGAGGGTGATCAGGGTGAGCCAGAAGCCTTTGCGCTTGTAGAAGCGGCGCTTCCTCACCTTGTTGCCCTTGTTTTGATCAGTCGTGCCCATGCCGGATTCCCTTGGTGACAGTTGCCGGAACGCCTCCGGTGCGCCCTCCGCATACCCTGCGGAGGCGGGTGGTGCAATGCCGGGCTTGGCTGCCCGCTTGCGTGAGAGAATACTGCGCTCGCATCCGCTGTTTTTCCAGCATTTTATGACGGAGGCCCTATATAATCCTGCGGATGGCTACTACGCCCGGCCTGCGGGGCAGGTGGGGCGGGGCGGGGATTTCTTTACCAGCGTCAGCGTGGGACCGCTTTTCGGGCGGCTGCTGGCGGATCACATCGCGGCTTGGCACGCGCAGGCGGGCTCGCCGGGGCGCTGGCGGATCGTGGAGGCGGGGGCAAATGACGGCTCGCTGGCGCTCGATATCCTCGCGCGCTTGGATGAGCTGGGCTGCGCCGGCTACGAATACGTGGTGGCGGAGCCGCTGCCGCATTTGGCGGCGGCCCTGCAGCTGCGCAGCGGCCGGATCCGGGTGATCGGCTCGACGGAGGATTTGTTAGACGATCCGCAGCCGGGCTACGTGCTGGGGAACGAGGTATTGGATGCGCTGCCCTTCCGCGTGATCGAGTCGGATGGCGTTGCCTGGCACGAGTTGGGTGTGGGGGTAGAGGGAGATGGCTTCGCCTGGGTAGACACGGGCACGGCGGAGGCGGCGCTGGTAGAGGGTCTGCCGCAGCGGCCGGCGGGATATCGCACGGAGGTGAGGGATAACTACGGTAGCTTCATGGCAGAGATGCGCCGCGGCATGAGCCACGGGCGAATGCTGTGGCTGGACTACGGTTTCGACCGGGCGGACTACTACCATGAGTCTCGTACCACGGGCACGCTGCGGACCTACTCGAAGCATCGCGCCGGGGAGGATCCGCTGGTGAATCCGGGGGAGCAGGACATCACGGCGCATGTGGACTTCACCGCGGTGGCGGAAGCGGCGGCGGCGCTGGGGGGAGAGGTGCTGCGCTACCAGCGGCAGGGGCTCTTCCTTACCGAGCTGGCGCGGCCCTGGTTGCTCTCGCTGGAGGGGCGGATGGATGTGGCGAAGGAGCTGCGAGCCTTCCAAATGCTCACGCATCCGGGGCAGCTCGGGGCAAAGTTCCAAGTGATGGAACTGGGGTTCGGTGAAACCGCAGGGCGGCTCTCGTAACAAAGGGAGGGCCGCAGGCGTGTCGGCTCGAGCGGGGATGGACCATTCATCGGGGCCCGGGCCGATCACGCTTGCGGTGGCCCAGCCGGCGGATTCTCCAGCGGGGTTGGTATGGCAGTTGTCGCGCCGCCCGGTGGGAGGACCGGGAGCGATAAGCCCGGCCGCGGGGAGGAGCGACCGAACTTACGGAATGACTCTGCGCGGAGATGCGCAGTTATACTATTACGTGATCACGTCTCCCGTGCTGGCGAGCAATTTGCAACGCCAGAGGGCCCGCGGATGATGGAAGAATGATTTCCACAACGAGCCTTTGAGCGTGTTGGAAGGACTGCCATCGCGGTGCAGGTAGCCGAACCATTCGCCGTGCTGGGGATCACCGAAATGTTGGAATGACCAAGCGCGCAGTGCCTCGTGCCAGATGAGATACTTCGGATCGCGGGTGAGGCGATGGGCCATGAGAGTGGCGATGAGCGCCTCGTCATGCGGCCACCAGAACTTCATGTCGTGCCAGTATTCCTGCACGGGTTTGCCGTGGAGGTCGCGGAAGTAGAAGATGCCGCCGTGCTGCTGATCCCAGCCGCGCTGCCACATCCAATCGAGCATGTCGCAGCCAAGTTTTGTTAGATCGGAGTCATGGCGATGCATGGCTTCATCGAGGATGAACCACGCGGCTTCGATGGCATGGCCGGGGTTGAGGACGCGTCCGTCGAAGTGATCGACGATGCTGCCGTCGGGAGCCACGGATTCCATGACGACCCGGAGGTCCGGCTTTACGAAGAGGGTGCGGATCTCATCGATGCAGCGGTCGATCCAGCGGGTGAAGGTGGGATCCTCGCCGAGGTGCTTGCGGAGTTCTTGTGCTGTGACGAGGGTGATCATCCGCGAACCGATGCCGGTCATGGGGCGGGCATTCGTGAACTTTGGCGGGATGCGGCCCGGGGTGAAGTTCCAGTCGGTAAAGCGCTCGAACCAGTGGCGGGCCTTGTCGGCGGAAGCACTGTTCCCGGTCGCGGCGGCGTGGGCGGCGAAGGCGATGGCGGCGAAGCTCTCGCTGAAGGCGTAGCGTCGCTTGCGGATGGGTGTGCCATCGCGGGAAACGTGGAAGAACATGCGGCCATCCGCAGGGTCGATGCAGTGCTGTTCCAGAAAGCGGAGCCCGCTCTCCGCCCATGCGAGCCATTCGGGGCGCCGCTCGTGCTCCTGGTAGAGCGTGAGGAGCATCCAACTCATTCGGCCTTGGGCCCAGACCGACTTGTCGCTATCGACGAGGCTTCCATCGCGATCGAAGCAATGGAGGAATCCGCCGTGGGACTCATCGACCGCGCGTGGAAACCAGAAGGGCAGGCAATCGCGGAAGAGTTGGTCGTGGTAGAAGTCGGCGAGGCTCATGCGTGGAGGGCCGGCGTGCGGGCCGCCCAGTCTTGGAAGCCGAGTTCATCCAGACGGGTCATGAGGGCATCGACCTGTGCGCGGCTGGGATTGCCGAGAGGAAGGCGTGCGGGGCCGAGATCGAGGCCGAGGCGGGCCATGAGCGCCTTGGCCGTGCCGAGAAAGCCGGTAGCGGCGATGGCATCGATCATCGCGATGGACAGATTCTGCAGGCGGCGGGCTTCGGCGTGGTCTCCGGCGTGGAAGGCGGCGATGAGGTCGCGGTAGAGCTGCGGGGCCCAATTGTAAGTGGAGCCGACACCGCCGCGGGCTCCAGTGGCGAGGGCGGCGAGAAGCATTTCATCGACGCCCCAAGGCACGTCGTGATGCTTGCCGGCGACCTGAAGCGAGCGGCGGTAGGAGACGAGATCCGGATTCGTGAATTTGATGCCGGCCAGACTCGGGATGCGGGCGGGGGCCTCCGCGAGGAAGCGTTCCATGGGGAAGGAGACGCCGGTGAGGACGGGGATATCGTAGTAGTAGAAAGGGGTGTGCGGCGCGGCGGCGGCGATGGTGGCGCAGGTATCGATAAGCAGGCTAAGACTACCAGGCTTATAGTAGGACGGGGCCAGCGCGCTGATGGCGGCGAAGCCGTGCGATTCCGCGGCGCGGGCGAGGGATCTCGCATCCTCGATACAATTCCCGCCGACATGGGCGATGATCCGGAGGCCGGCTGCCGGGCCAGCTACGGACCACTCCCGATAGAGCGCGATCTTCTCGTCGCGGGTGAGCGAGTGGGATTCGCCCGTGGAGCCGGTGATGAAGACGGTGCGAATGCCGTTTGCGGCGAGAAAGGCGGCTTGCGGGGCCACGAGCTCCGGGGCGAGCGAGCCATCCGCATGGAAGGGCGAATGGGTGGCGACGACCAGTTCGTGGAGTGGTGGATCGAGGATCATGGAGTCTGAGAAAGGGTGCTTTCGGTATCGCGCGGACGGATCAGCAACACGAGGATGACCGAGATCACGGCGGCGCTGGCGAAGATGCTGAAACTGGCGAAGAGCGGGACGCCGCGGTCTTGAAGCGCGCCGAAGCCGTAGTCCGCGAAGCCGCCGCAACTGATGCTGACTAGATTCATGAGTCCGTAGCCGGTGGCGCGCAGTTCGGGCGGGGCGATCTGGCAGAGGATCGGCATGTTGTTGCAGTCGAAGAAGCCCCAGCCGAGACCGAAGAGGATGAGGAAAGCGATGGCGACCGAGAGTTGGCCGGTCTGCGGGGCGTAGCCGGTGCCGAACATGGCGGGCACGATGAGGCTCATGCCGATGGCGCTGATGTAGATGCGACCGCGCGGGGTGCGTCGCATCCAGCGATCGGCGAGGAAGCCGCCGATCATGGCACCGAGGATGGCGGCGGACTGCCAATAGAGGGCGGCGGAGACGCCGGCCTTTCCCTGGCCGATGTTGAACTCCGCCTTCAGGATGGCAGGCATCCAATCGCGGACGACCCAGCCGGCGAGGGCGGGCAGGGTGAAGTAGGCGACGAGGAGGAGGAAGGAGCGATTCGAGAGCAACTCACCCATGGCGGCGAGCGGCGAGAGGTGCGGCTGCAGCTCGGCCATGGGATCGCGCACGGGATTCCGCAGCAGGAAGAACAGGGGGATGGCGTAGACGATGCCGATGATGCCGCAGACATCGAAGGCCCAGCGCCAGCCGTGATCCGGGGAATCCGCGGCATAGCCGCTGAAGCCCCCGAGGATGACGCCGCAATAGATCCCCATCTGGTGGATGCCGATGGCCTTCGAGCGGGTGGGGCCGCGGTGGAAGTCCGCAATGAGGGCGAGCGCCGCGGGGATGTAGAGCGCCTCGCTCACGCCCATGATGGCGCGGGTGGCGAGCAGTTGCTCGTAGGTGCTGACCTGGCCGGTGAGCCAGGTGATGAGTGACCAGGCGAAGAGGCTGCCGGCGATGACATGTCGACGGCTGAAGCGGTCCGCGAGGTAGCCACCGATGGGGCTGACG from Luteolibacter rhizosphaerae includes the following:
- a CDS encoding MFS transporter, which produces MNRAWLVVALLVPVALLNYLDRQMLATMKSSVMADIPGIGLEANWGKILAWFKWTYAIVSPIGGYLADRFSRRHVIAGSLFAWSLITWLTGQVSTYEQLLATRAIMGVSEALYIPAALALIADFHRGPTRSKAIGIHQMGIYCGVILGGFSGYAADSPDHGWRWAFDVCGIIGIVYAIPLFFLLRNPVRDPMAELQPHLSPLAAMGELLSNRSFLLLVAYFTLPALAGWVVRDWMPAILKAEFNIGQGKAGVSAALYWQSAAILGAMIGGFLADRWMRRTPRGRIYISAIGMSLIVPAMFGTGYAPQTGQLSVAIAFLILFGLGWGFFDCNNMPILCQIAPPELRATGYGLMNLVSISCGGFADYGFGALQDRGVPLFASFSIFASAAVISVILVLLIRPRDTESTLSQTP
- a CDS encoding dihydrodipicolinate synthase family protein, which encodes MILDPPLHELVVATHSPFHADGSLAPELVAPQAAFLAANGIRTVFITGSTGESHSLTRDEKIALYREWSVAGPAAGLRIIAHVGGNCIEDARSLARAAESHGFAAISALAPSYYKPGSLSLLIDTCATIAAAAPHTPFYYYDIPVLTGVSFPMERFLAEAPARIPSLAGIKFTNPDLVSYRRSLQVAGKHHDVPWGVDEMLLAALATGARGGVGSTYNWAPQLYRDLIAAFHAGDHAEARRLQNLSIAMIDAIAATGFLGTAKALMARLGLDLGPARLPLGNPSRAQVDALMTRLDELGFQDWAARTPALHA
- a CDS encoding class I SAM-dependent methyltransferase; amino-acid sequence: MTEALYNPADGYYARPAGQVGRGGDFFTSVSVGPLFGRLLADHIAAWHAQAGSPGRWRIVEAGANDGSLALDILARLDELGCAGYEYVVAEPLPHLAAALQLRSGRIRVIGSTEDLLDDPQPGYVLGNEVLDALPFRVIESDGVAWHELGVGVEGDGFAWVDTGTAEAALVEGLPQRPAGYRTEVRDNYGSFMAEMRRGMSHGRMLWLDYGFDRADYYHESRTTGTLRTYSKHRAGEDPLVNPGEQDITAHVDFTAVAEAAAALGGEVLRYQRQGLFLTELARPWLLSLEGRMDVAKELRAFQMLTHPGQLGAKFQVMELGFGETAGRLS
- a CDS encoding AGE family epimerase/isomerase, whose translation is MSLADFYHDQLFRDCLPFWFPRAVDESHGGFLHCFDRDGSLVDSDKSVWAQGRMSWMLLTLYQEHERRPEWLAWAESGLRFLEQHCIDPADGRMFFHVSRDGTPIRKRRYAFSESFAAIAFAAHAAATGNSASADKARHWFERFTDWNFTPGRIPPKFTNARPMTGIGSRMITLVTAQELRKHLGEDPTFTRWIDRCIDEIRTLFVKPDLRVVMESVAPDGSIVDHFDGRVLNPGHAIEAAWFILDEAMHRHDSDLTKLGCDMLDWMWQRGWDQQHGGIFYFRDLHGKPVQEYWHDMKFWWPHDEALIATLMAHRLTRDPKYLIWHEALRAWSFQHFGDPQHGEWFGYLHRDGSPSNTLKGSLWKSFFHHPRALWRCKLLASTGDVIT